In one window of Falco biarmicus isolate bFalBia1 chromosome 16, bFalBia1.pri, whole genome shotgun sequence DNA:
- the SORT1 gene encoding LOW QUALITY PROTEIN: sortilin (The sequence of the model RefSeq protein was modified relative to this genomic sequence to represent the inferred CDS: inserted 2 bases in 2 codons; deleted 3 bases in 3 codons), producing MSFGQSKLYRSEDYGKXFKDITGLINNTFIRTEFGMAIGPENSGKVILTGDVSGGSRGGRIFRSSDFAKNFVQTDLPFYPLVQITYHPQNSDCLLALSTENGLWVSKDFGEKWEEIHKAVCLAKWGANDTIFFTTYLTTPAVTDLGLLELKKTSDFGKTFKVIGTKIYSFGLGGRFLFASVMTEKGTTRRIHVSLDQGETWNMAQXPSVGHEQFYSILAANDDLVFMHVDEPGDTGFGTIYTSDDRGIVYSKSLERHLYTTTGGETDFTNVTSLRGIYITSVLSEDNSIQSVITFDRGGEWVPLRKPKNTTCDSTARSKEECSLHIHASYSISQKLNVPMAPLSEPNAIGIVIAHGSVGGAISVMSPDVYISDDGGYTWARMLEGPHHYAILDSGGLIVAIEHTSQPVNVIEFSTDEGQCWYQYAFSKEPIFFTGLASEPGARSMNVSIWGFRGSFLSRKWVSYTIDFSELLSRTCEDKDYTIWLAHSSDPSNPSDGCILGYKEQYRRLRKSSVCQNGRDYMVTKQPSVCPCTLEDFLCDFGYYRPENQSVCVEQPELKGHDLEFCLYGRRELLKTSGYRKIPGDKCSGGESPSREETDMKKKCTSNFLNPSQLAASTSSTPIILAVVAVLLVTAVAGVLLVKKYVCGGRFLVHRYSVLRQHAEANGVEGIDTLDPGTLASKSGYHDDSDEDLLE from the exons ATGAGCTTTGGGCAGTCCAAGCTGTACCGCAG CGAGGACTACGGGA CCTTCAAGGACATCACCGGCCTCATCAACAACACCTTCATCCGGACCGAGTTCGGCATGGCTATCGGCCCGGAGAACTCGGGAAAG GTCATCCTGACGGGTGATGTCTCCGGCGGCAGCCGCGGCGGCAGGATCTTCCGCTCGTCAGATTTTGCCAAGAATTTTGTCCAGACGGATTTGCCCTTCTAC CCGCTGGTGCAGATCACCTACCACCCCCAAAACTCGGACTGCCTGCTGGCCCTCAGCACCGAG AATGGCCTCTGGGTCTCCAAGGATTTTGGGGAGAAGTGGGAAGAGATCCACAAAGCCGTCTGCCTGGCCAAGTG GGGTGCGAACGACACCATCTTCTTCACCACCTACCTGACAACTCCTGCAGTAA CTGATCTGGGGTTACTGGAGCTAAAGAAAACCTCCGACTTCGGCAAAACCTTCAAGGTCATCGGCACCAAGATTTACTCCTTCGGGCTGGGAGGACGCTTTCTGTTCGCCTCCGTTATGACAGAGAAG GGTACCACAAGGCGCATTCACGTCTCCCTTGACCAAGGCGAGACCTGGAACATGGCCC CTCCCTCCGTCGGGCACGAGCAGTTTTACTCCATCCTGGCCGCTAACGATGACCTGGTGTTCATGCATGTGGACGAGCCAGGCG ACACGGGGTTTGGTACCATCTACACCTCCGACGACCGCGGCATTGTCTACTCCAAGTCCTTGGAGCGGCATCTCTACACCACCACC GGCGGCGAGACCGACTTCACCAACGTCACA TCGCTGCGGGGCATCTACATCACCAGTGTCCTCTCCGAAG ACAACTCCATCCAGTCCGTGATCACTTTTGACCGCGGTGGGGAGTGGGTGCCGCTGCGGAAGCCCAAAAACACCACCTGCGACTCCACGGCCAGGAGCAAGGAGGAG TGCAGCCTCCACATCCACGCCTCGTACAGCATCTCCCAGAAGCTGAACGTCCCCATGGCGCCGCTCTCCGAGCCCAACGCCATCGGCATCGTCATCGCCCACG GGAGCGTCGGGGGGGCCATCTCGGTGATGAGCCCCGACGTTTACATCTCGGATGACGGGGGCTACACCTGGGCGCGGATGCTGGAGGGGCCGCACCATTACGCCATCCTGGACTCGGGCGGGCTCATCGTCGCCATCGAGCACACCAGCCAGCCCGTCAACGTCATCGA GTTCTCGACAGACGAGGGGCAGTGCTGGTACCAGTACGCTTTCTCCAAGGAGCCCATCTTCTTCACTGGGCTGGCGTCGGAGCCGGGGGCGCGCTCCATGAACGTCAGTATCTGGGGCTTCCGCGGGAGCTTCCTCTCCCGCAAGTGGGTCTCCTACACCATCGACTTCAGCGAGCTGCTCAGCAGGACCT GCGAGGACAAGGACTACACCATCTGGCTGGCGCACTCCAGTGACCCCAGCAACCCCAGTGACGGCTGCATACTGGGCTACAAGGAGCAATACAGACGTCTCCGCAAGTCCTCGGTGTGCCAGAACGGCCGGGACTACATGGTGACCAAGCAGCCGTCCGTCTGTCCCTGCACGCTGGAGGATTTCCTCTG CGATTTTGGCTACTACCGCCCGGAGAACCAGTCTGTGTGTGTGGAGCAGCCGGAGCTGAAGGGACACGACCTGGAATTCTGCCTCTACGGCCGGCGGGAGCTGCTCAAGACCAGCGG GTATCGGAAAATTCCAGGGGACAAGTGTTCGGGAGGGGAGAGCCCGAGCCGGGAGGAGACGGACATGAAGAAGAAATGCACCAGCAACTTCCTCAACCCCAGCCAGCTG gCAGCATCCACCAGCTCCACCCCCATCATCCTGGCCGTCGTGGCCGTGCTGCTTGTCACCGCTGTGGCCGGAGTCCTCCTCGTCAAGAAATACGTCTGCGGGGGCAG GTTCCTGGTGCATCGCTACTCTGTCCTGCGGCAGCACGCGGAGGCCAATGGCGTCGAGGGCATCGACACGCTGGACCCCGGCACCCTGGCCAGCAAGAGCGGCTACCACGATGACTCCGACGAG GACCTCCTGGAGTAG
- the PSMA5 gene encoding proteasome subunit alpha type-5 isoform X2, giving the protein MFLTRSEYDRGVNTFSPEGRLFQVEYAIEAIKLGSTAIGIQTSEGVCLAVEKRITSPLMEPSSIEKIVEIDSHIGCAMSGLIADAKTLIDKARVETQNHWFTYNETMTVESVTQAVSNLALQFGEEDADPGAMSRPFGVALLFGGVDEKGPQLFHMDPSGTFVQCDARAIGSASEGAQSSLQEVYHKSMTLKEAIKSSLVILKQVMEEKLNATNIELATVEPGMKFHMYTKEELEEVIKDI; this is encoded by the exons atGTTCCTCACACGCTCCGAGTACGACCG GGGTGTGAACACTTTTTCTCCGGAGGGGAGGCTGTTCCAAGTGGAGTATGCCATTGAGGCCATAAAG CTTGGTTCCACGGCCATCGGGATCCAGACCTCGGAGGGTGTCTGCCTGGCTGTGGAGAAGAGGATCACCTCCCCGCTCATGGAACCCAGCAGCATTGAGAAGATTGTAGAAATCGATTCCCACATAG GGTGTGCCATGAGTGGCTTAATAGCTGATGCAAAGACTTTAATTGATAAAGCAAGAGTGGAGACTCAG aaTCACTGGTTCACCTACAATGAAACCATGACAGTGGAGAGCGTGACGCAGGCTGTGTCCAACCTGGCGCTCCAGTTTGGGGAGGAGGATGCGGACCCGGGGGCGATG TCTCGTCCGTTTGGCGTTGCGCTGCTTTTTGGAGGAGTTGATGAGAAGGGACCCCAGCT GTTTCACATGGACCCTTCGGGGACGTTTGTGCAGTGCGACGCCAGAGCGATCGGCTCCGCCTCGGAAGGCGCACAGAGCTCCCTGCAAGAGGTTTACCATAAG TCGATGACGCTGAAAGAAGCAATCAAATCTTCCCTCGTCATCCTGAAACAAGTTATGGAGGAGAAACTGAATGCAACCAACATTGAG CTTGCCACAGTGGAGCCTGGGATGAAGTTCCACATGTACACAAAAGAGGAGCTTGAAGAGGTCATCAAGGATatttga
- the PSMA5 gene encoding proteasome subunit alpha type-5 isoform X1 → MFLTRSEYDRGVNTFSPEGRLFQVEYAIEAIKLGSTAIGIQTSEGVCLAVEKRITSPLMEPSSIEKIVEIDSHIGCAMSGLIADAKTLIDKARVETQNHWFTYNETMTVESVTQAVSNLALQFGEEDADPGAMSRPFGVALLFGGVDEKGPQLFHMDPSGTFVQCDARAIGSASEGAQSSLQEVYHKVKGWVGADISQATEVPHDLHFFPRSDSQDSSCPIEEVCELVRVRLGSLAVDPVIRCQR, encoded by the exons atGTTCCTCACACGCTCCGAGTACGACCG GGGTGTGAACACTTTTTCTCCGGAGGGGAGGCTGTTCCAAGTGGAGTATGCCATTGAGGCCATAAAG CTTGGTTCCACGGCCATCGGGATCCAGACCTCGGAGGGTGTCTGCCTGGCTGTGGAGAAGAGGATCACCTCCCCGCTCATGGAACCCAGCAGCATTGAGAAGATTGTAGAAATCGATTCCCACATAG GGTGTGCCATGAGTGGCTTAATAGCTGATGCAAAGACTTTAATTGATAAAGCAAGAGTGGAGACTCAG aaTCACTGGTTCACCTACAATGAAACCATGACAGTGGAGAGCGTGACGCAGGCTGTGTCCAACCTGGCGCTCCAGTTTGGGGAGGAGGATGCGGACCCGGGGGCGATG TCTCGTCCGTTTGGCGTTGCGCTGCTTTTTGGAGGAGTTGATGAGAAGGGACCCCAGCT GTTTCACATGGACCCTTCGGGGACGTTTGTGCAGTGCGACGCCAGAGCGATCGGCTCCGCCTCGGAAGGCGCACAGAGCTCCCTGCAAGAGGTTTACCATAAGGTAAAAGGCTGGGTTGGGGCTGATATCTCACAAGCTACAGAGGTACCTCACGACCTACATTTCTTCCCGAGGAGTGATTCACAGGACTCCTCCTGCCCTATAGAGGAG GTGTGTGAGCTCGTCAGGGTAAGACTCGGGTCCTTGGCAGTTGATCCTGTGATTAGGTGTCAGCGCTGA
- the SYPL2 gene encoding synaptophysin-like protein 2 isoform X1, with product MSEPGGPAAGDKAPRLQVGFRCDPPSPVPGAASRCGTAVARHSSPGQLPGQPSRQPTVPPYDPRCTPQCPGAAPGAPLSVPVLPPVHPSVSRCSPPLQPPGAAPRCPGAALHCSAAVAGASSPLPPWQPPVHAPRFPGACPPVPRCSPPVPRSSPRCHPGAPAPAALSPQDRVLAGVRWGRLQEPLGFIKVLEWLFAIFAFGACGSFSGETGVTVRCSSETKEMSAIFVQFGYPFRLYQIPFEMPDCEEESETRTLHLIGDFSAPAEFFVTLGVFCFLYAMAALVLYLRFHSLYSENKKLPFADFCVTVCFAFFWLVAAAAWGKGLTDVKAATRPASLIAAMGVCQGQEVVCNAGATPAMGLANISVLFGFINFLLWAGNCWFVLKETSWHAPAAPRDSAAEQGAIDKQ from the exons atGTCGGagcccggcggccccgcggccggcgACAAAGCGCCCCGGCTCCAGGTAGGGTTCCGGTGCGACCCCCCCTCTCCGGTGCCCGGGGCAGCCTCCCGGTGCGGCACCGCGGTGGCCCGGCACAGTTCCCCGGGGCAACTCCCGGGGCAACCCTCGAGGCAGCCCACGGTCCCCCCATACGACCCCCGGTGCACCCCTCAGTGTCCCGGTGCAGCCCCCGGTGCGCCCCTCAGTGTCCCGGTCCTACCGCCGGTGCACCCCTCAGTGTCCCGGTGCAGCCCCCCGCTGCAGCCGCCCGGTGCAGCCCCCCGGTGTCCCGGTGCAGCGCTCCACTGCTCTGCCGCCGTGGCCGGTGCatcctccccgctccccccgtGGCAGCCGCCGGTGCATGCCCCCCGGTTCCCCGGTGCATGCCCCCCGGTTCCCCGGTGCAGCCCCCCGGTTCCCCGGAGCAGCCCCCGATGCCATCCCGGTGCCCCGGCTCCCGCTGCTCTCTCCCCGCAGGACCGTGTCCTGGCCGGGGTGCGCTGGGGCCGCCTCCAGGAGCCCCTGGGCTTCATCAAGGTGCTGGAATGG CTCTTCGCCATCTTTGCTTTCGGGGCCTGCGGCTCCTTCAGCGGCGAGACCGGGGTGACGGTGAGATGCAGCAGCGAAACCAAAGAGATGAGCGCCATTTTCGTCCAGTTTGGGTACCCCTTCAG GTTATACCAGATCCCCTTTGAGATGCCGGACTGCGAGGAGGAGTCAGAAACCCGCACCCTGCACCTCATCGGCGatttctctgctcctgctgaatTTTTCGTGACCCTGGGGGTCTTCTGCTTCCTCTACGCCATGGCCGCTCTGGTGCTTTACCTGCGCTTTCATTCCCTCTACAGCGAAAATAAGAAGCTCCCCTTTGCG GATTTCTGCGTCACCGTCTGCTTCGCCTTCTTCTGGCTGGTGGCAGCGGCGGCGTGGGGCAAGGGGCTGACTGACGTGAAGGCGGCCACGCGGCCCGCCAGCCTCATCGCCGCCATGGGGGTCTGCCAGGGCCAGGAGGTGGTCTGCAACGCCGGCGCCACGCCGGCCATGGGGCTGGCCAACATCTCCGTG CTCTTCGGCTTCATCAACTTCCTGCTGTGGGCCGGGAACTGCTGGTTCGTGCTGAAGGAGACGTCGTGGCACGCGCCGGCGGCACCCCGTGACAGCGCGGCTGAGCAGGGTGCCATCGACAAGCAGTAG
- the SYPL2 gene encoding synaptophysin-like protein 2 isoform X2, with translation MSEPGGPAAGDKAPRLQDRVLAGVRWGRLQEPLGFIKVLEWLFAIFAFGACGSFSGETGVTVRCSSETKEMSAIFVQFGYPFRLYQIPFEMPDCEEESETRTLHLIGDFSAPAEFFVTLGVFCFLYAMAALVLYLRFHSLYSENKKLPFADFCVTVCFAFFWLVAAAAWGKGLTDVKAATRPASLIAAMGVCQGQEVVCNAGATPAMGLANISVLFGFINFLLWAGNCWFVLKETSWHAPAAPRDSAAEQGAIDKQ, from the exons atGTCGGagcccggcggccccgcggccggcgACAAAGCGCCCCGGCTCCAG GACCGTGTCCTGGCCGGGGTGCGCTGGGGCCGCCTCCAGGAGCCCCTGGGCTTCATCAAGGTGCTGGAATGG CTCTTCGCCATCTTTGCTTTCGGGGCCTGCGGCTCCTTCAGCGGCGAGACCGGGGTGACGGTGAGATGCAGCAGCGAAACCAAAGAGATGAGCGCCATTTTCGTCCAGTTTGGGTACCCCTTCAG GTTATACCAGATCCCCTTTGAGATGCCGGACTGCGAGGAGGAGTCAGAAACCCGCACCCTGCACCTCATCGGCGatttctctgctcctgctgaatTTTTCGTGACCCTGGGGGTCTTCTGCTTCCTCTACGCCATGGCCGCTCTGGTGCTTTACCTGCGCTTTCATTCCCTCTACAGCGAAAATAAGAAGCTCCCCTTTGCG GATTTCTGCGTCACCGTCTGCTTCGCCTTCTTCTGGCTGGTGGCAGCGGCGGCGTGGGGCAAGGGGCTGACTGACGTGAAGGCGGCCACGCGGCCCGCCAGCCTCATCGCCGCCATGGGGGTCTGCCAGGGCCAGGAGGTGGTCTGCAACGCCGGCGCCACGCCGGCCATGGGGCTGGCCAACATCTCCGTG CTCTTCGGCTTCATCAACTTCCTGCTGTGGGCCGGGAACTGCTGGTTCGTGCTGAAGGAGACGTCGTGGCACGCGCCGGCGGCACCCCGTGACAGCGCGGCTGAGCAGGGTGCCATCGACAAGCAGTAG